The following nucleotide sequence is from Sander vitreus isolate 19-12246 chromosome 11, sanVit1, whole genome shotgun sequence.
AATCTCAGATGAAGTAAAACTAAACCTTTTAGACTGAGCTGGTTACTTTATTCATCTACTGTTTCTTTTCACCGTCTGCCTGCAGGTACAACGGCATCAGTTCATGGGGACTCAAGTCATCAAGATATTTTCTGCCAAGGATGATGAGGTGAGAACGGAGAGACCCTACACATTGCTGGGGACTACGTGTTGATACTGACCTGTTTCGGTTTCTACTGTTCTGTCTGAGAAGCATGCAGGAGTTGCGCTGTCCGCTCTCATCCGAGCGCTAGATGAACTCAACATGGTGGCCATTGTACGTTACGCCTATGACCGGCGCAGCAACCCTCAAGTAGGAGCAGCCTTCCCGTGCATCAAGCAGGACTATGAGGTGAGATCACACACTCCTAAACATGCTGTTTAAGTAAATTAACTGACTGTGTCAAATAGCACAGAGCTAATTGTCTGTCTCTCACCCTCAATAGTGTCTGATGTACGTCCAGCTGCCCTTCATGGAAGACCTCAGACAGTTCACATTTCCTTCTCTTGCAAACAACAAAAAGTTCACTCCATCAGGTACAAAACACCTCACAAAACTGACTTAATCTCACAAACTCACACATTCATGGTAAACTGACTGCAGATTCTCCACAAGAGGGAGCCCTCCAATCATCCTCATCATTGCAGCAGCAGCTACAGTGTTTAGACCTGCAGGTGTGAAAATGACATTGTTGCCCCCTTCAATTGCAAAAAGCTGTTGCAATTTTCGCACTGTTTCACTAGGTTCCTTGTATGTAGTTTGCACACACACGTTGTCACACGGTgttgagtacacccctatgttaaattcccatagaggcaggcagatttttatttttaaaggccagttatttcatggatccaggatactatgcatcctgataaagttcccttggcctttggaattaaaatagccccgcatcatcacatacccttcaccatacctagagattggcatggttttatgtcggttagcctaatagctggtttaatttgcattgagagatgattttatggaaagtaccccatgccaatctctaggtatggtgaagtaagtaatttcttcagtgttgtcccattaaaagatacaatgaaatatttactaaaatgcgaggggtgtactcacttttgtgagatactgtaacTAGTTTATATGTGACACTGGTTCAGGATTGCAGGTCTGATGCTGGCTGGCGCTGCAGCTCAGCTCACTAAGACTGTGTATCTTTTTAAAGAGATAAATAAGTTCACTAAGAGATGAATGGACTTGTGTGTTATGTGATTCGTCTAGACACCCAGCTCTCTGCTGTTGACTCTCTTATTGACTCCATGATGTTGGTAGAGGGGGATGATCAAAAGGACATGTTCAAGGTCCACCACATTCCGAACCCTGCCTTCCAGAGGCACTTCCAGGTACTGCAATACAGTTTGTATTTCAGAGATACACTACTTCTATTACTTGCTTATTCTGAGTTGAGGCAGATAAGGTTTTGAAGGAGGGGTATCATCATCATTTCATCTGTCTGACTAGAGCTTCACCAGCTAGAGGCTGTTGATATTTAACAAGGAGCGCCTCCTTCCTCAgtcactgtctgtctcaccTCCTCTACCCAACCTTTCTTTCAGTGTCTGCATCATCGGGCAGTAAGCCCCGGCACCCCTCTTCCCCCCATGGAGCCATGGCTGAAGGCTGCTCTTGAGCGCCCTGATGTCATTAGTGAACGTTGCCATGCTCCACTAGAGGAGATAAAAATGAAGTTTCCTCTGACAGAagtggagaagaaaaagaagctcAAGACTAGTGCTCAGATTTTTGGCAAAGAGTAAGTTTGATTAAGTATGTGGTGGTGGGTGTTTGAATGTTACAGATAGGGTTGTTAGTCATGTTGTAGTCTCACAGCCGGCGTGCCGGATATTTGGTCGGATGGGCCCCGCCTTCCGCTCTCATTGTGTAACTTTTCTCCAAACACAAATCCtggggaaacaacaacaaacttcgagctagcaagctacacgctaaaaatggcaggttttgaAGACATTTGGATCGtgtaacaaggcaggcctgcttggttctttcggggaatgattgtaaagatttacaagaaATATATTTATGGCTTTTACTTAATATTCTATGGACAAAATCAACGGGACATCATGACtctgcgtaaacatacacgccactttcctaaagccaagaggcgtgttatctgtatgcattttcagctgtctgcgtgtatgtctacgttgTATACAGCTAactgcagtctgcaacgtctttctaaagccacgtggcgtgtggGGGTtgggttgaaaagaaaaaaacggtttggatcaggaaaagaagaacagggttgagtttaggaaaagaacaaacgtggaaaggaaacatcacacgagtgacacgatccccgctctcctgggtgaaagtcctgtgttttacccatccgccaccccaaccaacttcctcacgcggattttcggcctttcatatgGCATCAATTCACACGatatcgcaaggtaatgtaagtcaatggaggccaaacggcgttgataaacacgcatAGTGAGTATGCGTCTTTATAACACGCAAATcatggcatatgaattggcgtgtcacACATActccacttcatgagatcagtctgacaaaatacacacagtgattgtTTTCTCCTATCGGGGAATGTATGTATGGTAGAGCCAAACTTTACTCCaaagtgctgtggagataggtctagcAGTGCGAGACTAGTCATGTAGTGAAATGTAGTTGTCTTCAAAATATTCATGTAGATTGTGTAaaagcactgttttttttaattatctttcAGTAGTGTTTTGTAAGTGTCTGTGCGGAGGCTTTACTGATTTATAAAACTATTTTCAGTATTCTAACTGACCCCTTTTGCCATTTACAGCTCCGAGGAGCCAGATGCCAAGAAGGCAAAAGGAgacgaagaagaggaggagtatAGCCTGGCTGACATTGCCGAAGGCTCTGTGACTTCGGTGAGAATCAGGGGAGCTGGATTGCATAATAATCCTAGAGACAACAGCTTTCtataaaaaaacatctattCCAAATAATGTACTTCACCACTTGTCTGAACAGGCATACTTTTAAGTTTCCATTTTACTTCAGTCCTCACTAATTTTAAACACTTAACCAGGTGGGAAGCGTGAATCCAGCCAGAGACTTCCGTACTCTGATAAGGAAGAAGAGTCTTCCATTTGGAGAGGGTGAGgtccagttttgtttttttctggcgAGCTGGTCTGATAAACATCTTTTCTGTTTGTATTATAAACCATCATGATTCATGTTCCGCCTGTGTAATTGTGTTTATCTCTTTGTTTGGTTGTGGTGACCCCCGTGTCCTTCCCAGTCTGTCAGCAACTGACTCGCAGGATAGAGCAGTTGTTTAGCAACAAGAACACACACTACTACATGAAAAGCATCACTTGTATCCAGGCTTTTAGAGAGCAGTCCGTTAAGGTAAATAAACATTCACTATCTTCCATTTGGGGAAATACATGATGATGTGGATTTTTCTGTTCTAAGAGTCTATGTGAAATAATCTGGACATATCCAAACGCATAGTTTGGGTTTGGCTATGGAAATTGTCAGTCAATTTGAGAAGATTACAATGAGTCTGTTATATATCTCACGACCTGAACCGTGGCCACTTCTTGTGTGAGTATGTGCTGTTTTAGGAGACTCATAAATAGATTTTTAATGTTTCATATCGTTCGTAATTCAGCTGGGGGATGCCAATCTGTACAATGGCTACCTCCAGTCCCTGAAAAGAAGCATTCCAAACAGAGGGCTGGAGGTCTTCTGGGACCTGCTTGTTCAAGGTATGATAAGCCTCTTTACTCAAGGCTGCAGGATTTCTCTCAAATCACTCCTCCCTTGAGATGAGAACACATTTCTTGAGTGCAAAATAAGTAAATGATGCAAAATTGGAAGCTGGATGATGCCTAAAAATGAAATGCGGCCCTGAATCAAAAGTGTGCAAAAAAGAGTGTTTTTGGACTTGATTCTTGCTGTTTGATTGACAGATGCCATCACTCTGATCAGTAAGGACGAGGTCGAAAGAAGCACTGTATCCAAAAACGAAGCTAATCAGGTGACTCCCCTATTTAAACCAGTGTGAGCGGTTGAGGAAACAGCAACTGTTTTACATATTTGAAATAAAGGTGATCTTGAGAAGGTACTCCTACTTACTGAAGCCTATTTTGTCCTCAGTTTCTGGTTTctgaggagaagaaagaggaggcAGCTGCACCACAAGCTGAAGATACTGGAGATGTTGATGACTTGGCAAGTGTGACTTTTTATTCTGTAACCGTTTcagtttttaatatttaactGTTCCAAGTGCCCCAAACTCCCATTAAGACCATTTCCTGTATATTTGCAGGACGACCTATTGAGACCTTTCATACAAACTCTCCAGTCTTacgtctttttttctcttgtgcAGCTGGACATGATGTAAGAAGGGAGGCAATGGGAGTGTCTGCAGAGGACATGCAGAAGAAAGCCATCATTCAACTTGGCCAGACCAAACGATTAAAAAATTCAGCCGTCCATTGTTCTGCCTCCTACTTGGGGGATCCCTGATACTTGTAACTGGTGATACTGTGTAACTGCATACATACCGCACAGAATGGTGTTTGACTTAGCTAATGTTTACACTAATACTATAAACTTTTGCAAGGACTTTATGTTGAGGGCTTCAGATGCTTTTTGTCCTAAATGTCAAAATGATTGTAATTTTAATGAATATCTTGTGATAATTCCATGGTAATTTTCAATAATGCTGGTACAGTGAGTGCTTTAAATCTCAAGATTTATGTGCACTATATAGCCTTTGTGACTTTACAGAGGACATCACTCCAAAAATACTGCCAATAAACTGCAAGTTTATTATCTTAAAGCTCAATGGTTGATAATGAATTCTCGTTTTGGTATAACTAAATATTGAAGATGAACACAGTTTTCGTGACTGAGTCGTAGTAAACCAGTCACTCATGTTTAAAAAGCTAGATTAACAGAAGTAGCACCACTATGATGTTGACATCCATGTGTTCTCTCTTTAACACACCCATTGGATGAAACGGTCAAACAAACTGGATCGGGGCAGAGCGGAGAAGTCTTTTCCTTTAAAGATGGCGTTCTCGTCATTCATGGCCAGCTTCACTAGGACTTTTTGGTCAATGTCACTTCTTGTGGCTACTACTGTGGAGACAATCTGTGCTCTGCGCATGGCACTAACTGCTTCGTCCAGGTTTTTGCTGTCAGTGATGCCGTCTGtgatgaaaacaaatgaaatctcTGCGTTGCGTCTCGTCTGGCGAGCATTTTCTCTACCCAAGATGTTGTCAATGGTGTTGACAATGGCAGACCCTACGCTTGAAGAAGATTCCAGATAAGGTAAATTCTTTAAGCCGTCGGCGATGACAGAACTGTCGCGTGTGAGAGTAAAGGCCACGTGGGTCTCGTTCTCTTTGCCAAACTCTATCAGTGCCAAGCGGGCTCGCATACGATCATTCTCGCTCTGGGCCAGTCCCAGTCTTCCTGCCACCTCCTTCACAAATTCAGGGACATGCCGGAAGTTCTCCATCCCCAGTCGCTCTGAGCCATCTAGTAGAAATACCAAATCCACTGGCCGCTGGACACATGGCGCTACATCAGGTTCTGTAATGAAAGAACACAAATCGCACACTGAGCAGCACTCCTTTATACCACTGATCAAATCATCAAGCCATGAATAACCCCTACCACTTTTACAGGGAAGATCAGGGCACACAATCTCAGGATCTGGAAGGGAAATCAAATGGATATAGATTAGACAAATGGTCAGAAGGACCAGTATTGTCATCCTGCTGTGTGTACTGGTACAGGCTTACTGGGACAGAGCACAGTCTCCATCTTCTCTATGAAGTCATCAGCCACCAAGTCAACGTATCGCCTCATCCCAGTGACGCGTTCCTTCTTGTTGCACGCGATCGACCCCAGGATATTATCATCCTGTTTCTTTTGAAACATATCACCAACCCCGATGGCATTCACCACCACACCGTTGTTGCAAAGGTAGAGCAGATCTTCATCGTCGCGGGGGTCATAGCGGCCATCTGTGATCACCACCACAGATACTTTGGCTTGGGCTCTCTTGCCGTCCCTGATGAGTGTATCATAAGCGAACTTGAGAGCTGAGGGTGTGAAGGTGCCCCCAGCAATCCACTTTAGTTCCTTCACTGCTGTTTTAAAGTCAGCCATGGAGTTGATGTTTGGGTCATTGAGGCGAATGGCCTCAAAGGTCCCGTTGTGACTGAATTGTACAACTCCAACTCTTGTGCCTAGAAAAGGTAGAGATGTCAAATTTTTCAGATGAGGCTGTTACGCTATAGGTTAACAAATCCCACAAAAAGACCACAACTAAAAGTGTCTTAGTTTGTCTGTCAAGACTTTACAAATGctttaccattttttttaaatctataaaaatgggtcaaatatgtttttataatttttcttttattaaaatgcatttgttggggattaCTTTCACTCACAATGTTCAATGGTGGATGAAGTGATTCAAGCTTTTGAAATGGCTAATCTTTTATGGCAATATCTACTTATTGTTACTTGAAACTGTGTCTGCAAAAGGATTTGAAAGGacgtctgtgctgtgtttttgcTCAACCGTACCAGTTGATGACGCAGGGTCGCTGGCCATAGATCCCAGCCTGTTGATGGTGTTGATAACAAAGTTCTTTTCCAGGGTGAAGTTTGTCAGCCCAACACTCTCTGAGCTATCAATTACAAATACAATGTCCAGAGCTCCACAGTGCTTCTCACAGTCTGAGACAAAAGACAAGAACAGGATCAGTTTGTTGAAAGATACTGAACGATGAAGCTGTATTTGATCAGTGATGGTATTTACCACAACAACCACACGTCTCCCTGACATAAGCCATGACATCACAGTCCTGCAGTGATAGGTGAGCATGTTAGAAGTAATACAACCAAGGAAATTTAATTAATATAGTATTTTCtaaactgtcattcttttttaagtTGACTTACATTGAGCCCTGGATCGCCCTCTGGTCCTGGGCCCCCCTGCACAGATACCCAAAGAGAGAGCAATGTAATTGGCTCTCAAATTTGCACGCACAGCCAAGTCATTATTTGAGTGATTGTGCTGTTGCTTACATCGGTTCCAGGATCGCCTCTGGGTCCTCTCTCTCCCGGCTCGCCCGACTGACCTGGCTCTCCCTAcgaagaatttttttttagtaatattctttttctttgtgacatattgttattgttctgCAGAAGATTAGCGAAACGTTTCAAACAACTGCCAGAACTGTTTTATGACGCGTTTCTTAAAAATTAAGCACCACATGGGCGCTATAAAAGACTTAACAAAACATCACACCACAGGGGTCAAGCTGGTGTCACATGAGCTTGACTGTTGGTAAGTATACAAATGAGAAACTGCGCCTGGAACAGTATCTATTGACGTCACAGCCTTGTTGTTCAGCCAAACTCCTACAAGATGAGTGCATATTTTAATTACCATGCTGTCTTTTCTCAATGCAGAATAAGGCAGAGTCATGCACTTGCAATCGACTTGCACTTATATTCAATTTCATCGGTTGAGGTTTACAGTACACTGTACATCATAGATTTCGACCTCAATCCCAATACAACAGAGGTGAATGAAACTTCCTTTGTGGTGGATAAAATGTACATTAAAGAAATCTTTCCTGAAACAATGTCTCAGGTACTCGAGACAATCCACAGAGCTGCCTGTGAAGTTTTCTTTGGAACTGCTTCCTACTGAAGAAAGAGTCCCAGTGAAAAGTGGTCACCGTGATGTTTTGTCCATTATCCTGAGTACCTGGGACATTGTTTTTGAAAAGATGCGTTGCTGTTGAGCTttcaaaagtaataaataaatgctgttAACAACAACTTCCATCCACTTTTAGTGTATTGTAATCTCAGACAGAAACCTAAAGGCTTGGattaataaaatgaaagctATCAAGCATGGCTAGATGTTATAAGTGTTAAATGATCAAACCTTTCACAATTAGGCCACCTATGCATGATCCACGCATGATGCGCTggctgtgccattgttttcctatggggagagcggTGGAGACAACTCAGAGGAAGCGCTACCCTTGGCGTGGCACACCGTTCCAAATTGCTGCTGTGCTGAAAGTCCAAATTATTTCAAATTTGACcttgttgccgctgacctttcaatGCGCAACAAAATCCAGAAGCAAAGATGACGTTTATCTGCGTCTTCGTAGTTTTACCTCTCATTATGTGTAGGCAGCTTTAGGGGGAACAGGCCATGTACATTTTAAGGTATTCTCTGCACATCATGAACatcaatttttgttttgtctacaTGTCTCTGCTCAAAACACAGCTTGCTCTGACTGACACCAAAATTCCACTTCCAACATTTTGTTATTAGTCTTACAGGTTCTCCTTGTGGTCCTTTATCTCCAGGTTCTCCTTTGGCTCCACATTCACCTCTGCCCCCCCTGGGTCCTCTTCTACCTGGATCACCTCGGTCTCCCTGGAAAGATCAGAGTTACTTTCGACTCAAGTATGCAACACATGCCAACATTTTGTGAGGTAAACAGAAAACCATACAGTGGATCCTCTTGGTCCAGGATAGTTGAATCCCGGTCTTCCTTTGTCACCCTTTTAGAAGATTGAAAAGTGCATCAATCACAAAATGTTAGAGCATTTTACATGATAAAAGTGAtgaacaaaaaaagttttaccCACATCTGGTCCAGGGGGCCCAGAGTCTCCCCTTGCTCCCGGATCTCCCGGATTTCCCATGGTGCCCTGCAACCACAGAAGAAACTTTCAATAACGGTTTTATCATCTACCGTGCATTTCACTCACATTTTTTTATCAAGAATCCACTCAAAACACAAGCTCTGAAAATAGGCAGATAGTGTTGATGATTAAAATGTTATgaagaacacacatttcctccgGGGGCCCCTGGTTCTCCTGGCTGACCCCTCGGCCCTGGCAGTCCTATATCTCCCTGAGAGAGAAAGTAAGAGAGAAAACATTATTACGGGACATCACCATCTGCTACAGCCCACATACTCACACTAATGTGAATTTGGCAATGTAGAAGGATTTCCATGGAAGAAGTGTTTTTAGCACAACAGGCTTGGCTTGGGTTATTTTGGCTGCACACCCACTACATGAAGGCAAGACCCCACTAGTGGAGCTCTAAGGAAGACTGGCCAAGTTTTTAGGAAGCTGCTATGTTCTTTCTGCCAAAATCTACCCACAGTATCATCGCCTCACCTTTGCACCCTTGAGTCCGTCTTCTCCGGGACGACCTCTGCCTCCCAGTGGCCCTCGTTCTcccttgaaaataaaaaatgtgcacCAGACCATTAATCATCAACAAACATATACAAATAATTATGTTTCAGCAGAATATGggacacattttctttcttgcttCATAGCAACACAGAGCCAAATTATACTGGGTAAGGAAGTGAGTTGTGATCTTTCTCTGGAAAAGTAAATCCCAGCAGAGGGATTTGAAACTCTTAGGAGTCGTCTTTCTCACGACCCACCCACCACCCCCTCTCTTGCTGCTGAATTCCTCTTTAAGGGCAATAGAGTCCACTACAATGTGTTAGTCTTGCACAATAATTTGGTATATGGCTCTCAGATCACCAGCACCAGCTCTCTCGCTCCAATCAGGTTCTCTCTGCTGCATGTTTTTCTTCTATCACACATTACACTAAGTCATATTTCAGATGAAATTCTGTAGTATTGTATTTCCTGGAGCTTTGCCAGGTTGGTCTTTAAAAAGGCAACTGCTCTCAATGCAAAAAACTGtaccaaaaacaaaactaatactaaaaaatataaaaatgtatacataaaTATAGTTTTCTCTGAGCGGCAAACTTACCTTCTCTCCTTTTGGCCCATCAGGACCTTGTCCTCCCTTTGTTCCAGGatctcctctccttccctgtTAATATGTAttcaataataatttataacaaACTAAGTCAAATTctcaaaattatataaaaaaaagaaaagaaaaaagtgtttgagATACCCCTTCGCCGTTTTTTCCAGGCTCGCCAGGAACCCCCTACAAGAGATAATAGTTTTAAATCAGAATCAAGAAGCTTTGTAACATTAACTTACagtaatacagtatataacaaAAGTAAttctaatgaaaataaatgttgttttgtacCGGAGGTCCCTTTTCTCCCGGTGACCCTGGATTTCCAGCATTTCCTTCTTCACCCTAACGAACAGAAgtgtttgatttagtttttcaGCAAAGGAGAATCTTCATTTCCTgacaatgttttctgtttctgtgttttaatttaaagttCACCTTTGGTCCTTGGGCACCCGCAAGTCCAGGGGGACCTGGCTTTCCAGGGAGGCCTGGGTCACCCTAAACAAaccataaaacaaacaaacaaaaaacaaccatgACTGAAAACATTAACAAATATGCATTAAACGTCTAAAAGCCTACGGGAAccatgataaaatgaaatattttaccGTTTCTGTTTTAGATCTATCATGTCGTAAAAATTCTGACCTGTTAGTGAAACAAGATCAAAGATCAGAGGACCCTCAAAGTCTTTGGGATTGATCCTCTGATtcaaaagttataaaaaatatatttcactcTGGCGCAAATGACCAACATTAGTACCATCCCTTGAGCTCTAGCAGGGCTAATTACAGTTTACAATATGTTCTATTCTCAACAG
It contains:
- the LOC144525163 gene encoding collagen alpha-2(VI) chain-like, whose amino-acid sequence is MIAGLIFLCMLQAAIPQDLVLHGLRPVPGRGDSPGPTPPPLTPPPRPQDCKNGIIDCPIRLFFTLDTSETIVLQESPPGSLVQKIKEFTKIFAQRLNEEEYRGQIKISWSLGGLNFSETQHIFSQFTTKENFIRNLNLVEYEGKGTHTDCAIERMTQHMTQHYSGIKAALFSVVITDGHVTAEPCGGIKAMAEKAREKDIQIFSVAASRRIDELGMKDLVGSPSELYRDDYIAVDIVEGRPIIKTESIDRIIQAMKHQAFLQCNTHTCYEHPGPPGPPGLPGPKGSKGDTGHPGSNGEKGKQGDPGIEGPIGQPGSKGETGLKGDKGEIGTGGAQGVAGAPGMNGTDGQKGKIGRIGAPGCKGDPGEKGPDGYHGDVGDTGLPGDNGVKGDPGLPGKPGPPGLAGAQGPKGEEGNAGNPGSPGEKGPPGVPGEPGKNGEGGRRGDPGTKGGQGPDGPKGEKGERGPLGGRGRPGEDGLKGAKGDIGLPGPRGQPGEPGAPGGNGTMGNPGDPGARGDSGPPGPDGDKGRPGFNYPGPRGSTGDRGDPGRRGPRGGRGECGAKGEPGDKGPQGEPGEPGQSGEPGERGPRGDPGTDGGPGPEGDPGLNDCDVMAYVRETCGCCDCEKHCGALDIVFVIDSSESVGLTNFTLEKNFVINTINRLGSMASDPASSTGTRVGVVQFSHNGTFEAIRLNDPNINSMADFKTAVKELKWIAGGTFTPSALKFAYDTLIRDGKRAQAKVSVVVITDGRYDPRDDEDLLYLCNNGVVVNAIGVGDMFQKKQDDNILGSIACNKKERVTGMRRYVDLVADDFIEKMETVLCPNPEIVCPDLPCKSEPDVAPCVQRPVDLVFLLDGSERLGMENFRHVPEFVKEVAGRLGLAQSENDRMRARLALIEFGKENETHVAFTLTRDSSVIADGLKNLPYLESSSSVGSAIVNTIDNILGRENARQTRRNAEISFVFITDGITDSKNLDEAVSAMRRAQIVSTVVATRSDIDQKVLVKLAMNDENAIFKGKDFSALPRSSLFDRFIQWVC
- the LOC144525164 gene encoding X-ray repair cross-complementing protein 5-like, encoding MAGAKSALVLCMDVGFSMSNSAPGEEPPFELAKKVIQKFVQRQVFAETKDELALVLFGTDSTKNSLDKDDQYQNITVHRHLMVPDFELLEEIENQIHPESQQADWLDALVVCMDLLQTETKEKKCDRLNIVLLTDLNTEANSEQLDVIIENLKKAGITLQFFLPFPAGDDEEGGGDADGRDPGQPGTGKGLSKEQKSGLDMVKHIMLSLDEEDGLGEIYSFSKAIEQLCMFKRIERRPMAWPCQLTIGSCLPIRIVGYKAVTEEKLKKTWTTIDAQTNQKDDVKRETVYCLDDDNETEVQKDDTIQGFRYGSDIVPFSKVDQDQMKYKHDGKCFAVLGFSKQNMVQRHQFMGTQVIKIFSAKDDEHAGVALSALIRALDELNMVAIVRYAYDRRSNPQVGAAFPCIKQDYECLMYVQLPFMEDLRQFTFPSLANNKKFTPSDTQLSAVDSLIDSMMLVEGDDQKDMFKVHHIPNPAFQRHFQCLHHRAVSPGTPLPPMEPWLKAALERPDVISERCHAPLEEIKMKFPLTEVEKKKKLKTSAQIFGKDSEEPDAKKAKGDEEEEEYSLADIAEGSVTSVGSVNPARDFRTLIRKKSLPFGEVCQQLTRRIEQLFSNKNTHYYMKSITCIQAFREQSVKLGDANLYNGYLQSLKRSIPNRGLEVFWDLLVQDAITLISKDEVERSTVSKNEANQFLVSEEKKEEAAAPQAEDTGDVDDLLDMM